Genomic DNA from bacterium:
CGATCATGGGCATCCTACAATCCAGTCATTGGCAAATGATGTGTACGTTGCGCCGTACGTGCCGCCTCCGGCGTAGTCCTGAATAAGGCTGACCTGATACAGGTGACAATAAGGATAATCATTGGTCGTATCGGTTACCCAAACATATCCGCGTTTAAAACGATTAATGGGAATACCTAATTCGTTTTTTTCGATCAACCACTCTTGATTGGCCAAACCAATTTTGTGAATTTTGAGTTTAGCCAAATCACCGAGTTTGGCTTTGATCATATTTTCATCGGCTGCATTGCGAAATGCAAAATAATCATTGCTCGGTTTGTTCAAGGGTATTTTTGTTTTACAAGTGGTTTCGAGAACGTTCAAGTAATGAGTGAGTTGTTTTTTCCCGGCTTCTTCGTAACCCCATTTGCCGACAAATTCGTCGCGTACTTTTTTTGAGACAGCGCGTTCAATAACTTCATTGCGGGCGATCCAAATATGTTTGGCTGGATCGTATTCCTTGACGATTTTTACCGCTTCTGCGATATCATCGATATGTGATAATAAGGCCACATCATTGATCGGATTAATCACCTTATCCATGCCTCCTTTTTTGTTTATGGATTGAGCTAATTCATCCAGCATTGTGTTGACTTTTTCCTGATAGAATTTCCATCGATAAAAATTTTGTTCAACCCAATCCGTACGTTCAGATGCTGAGACGGCGGCCTTGACGCACGTTTCTTCTTGTGAGAATTGACGATAAAGCGGCAGTTCCCCGTCCCATTGTTCAATAGTTTTCTGGACGCCGCTGATTAAATCCAGCTTTTCTTTTAAATATTGATCCAAGATTATAAGTTTTTCAGGACCGCCGATTTTATCGATGGATTGTTTCAAGGCTTCTAAAGCCGCCAAAGTCTTTTTAGTCATAGGGTGATCTGAGTCGCCGCCGAACCATCTGCTCGTCCACTCGTCATGTTCTTTTTTATCATAGATACGTTTCATCCAAATGTCGGCACGGCCATTCTTTTCGTCCATTGAGCCGCTAAAATCATACAATGGTTTACCGGCATACTGGCCGACCTCAGCTTTAAAAGCATGAATGTCACGCATAAAGTCATTATAAGGATAGTCCCATTTTGTCCAATCATCTTCATTGTCTTTGTCGTCGTAGACTTTTTGTTTTTTCTTGCTTCCGCTCGCCAGATCTTTCTTCATTTGTTCAAAATCTTTTCGTGCGCCGCTCCAGGCTGCCTGTTGTTTTGATATATCGGTGTAATCCGGAAAGTCTTCTTTGATCCTGTCGATCCGCTCTTTGGCCCGGTCGAAGTAAACGCTAAAACTGTAATCATCCAGCGACCCTAAAGCGATTTTTTCTTTTACTTCCTTGAGTTCTTCCCGCAAACGATACACTTCTTTCGGTGCCGCTTTTTTCAGATGATTGCCGGGAGCCCATGTTTCCATACGATCGCCGGATTCATTTTCCCATAGAACTTTATATTGATCGCCTTTGACTTCATCGATTTGTCCTTTTACCCAGTGACTGTCATCGCTGCCGTCTTTCCCGTCCATTAAAATTTCGACTTCATCACCCCATTCAAATTTATTGGTCTGAGCAGCCGAACTTATATTGTCATTCGTTTTGACCTCGGTGGTTTTTTTATCATTTTCAGTTTTTACATCTTTGACTTTTTTCTCTTTTTCATCTTTAGATTTTTTAGCTTTTTTTAAGCTTTTATCGAGTGATACTTGTGCCGATAAGTTTTGCGCCATAAAAGACAAAGTGAAAAACAGCGTTATGATCATTATCGCTGCTGAATGTTTTTTCATTTCTTCTCCTCAATGATTATTAGTGATGGAATAAAAGTGAAAATTGAATTTACTACCGTAAAATGAGCCGGGTCTTTTGAAGGGGAAAGTAATCGATATGGTATGGCCGGGCAATAGGCATGATATACAGTAATTGAGACTACGATGAATAAAGCTGGATAAGGAGATAGTTTTAGTAGAATTTCATCTCAATAAAAATGTGGAAGCTCTAAAGCCATGCTTGATTCGTTAAAATATTTTCTCTTCCATTTGATTGCATTCAATTCGACTGAGAAAATTCTGAAACCATACTTTTTATATAGAGATTTTGCAGCATCGTTATGACTGAGGACGGTCAACCAGACTATTTCGATGCCTTTAATTTGCCGGATTCGTTTAAGTAATTCTTGCATAAGCAAATTTCCAATACCTTTTCTGCGGGCGTAGGGAGCGACATACATTCTGAATATCAGGCCTTTGTGGCGCAGTTTTTCTCTATTATGGCCATCCCGTTGAAAACTGACAACGCCGATCAATATTTTATTTTCGTAAGCCCCCAGTGTAAAACTGTCAGCTTTGTCCGAAGTAGGAAATGGGGCGTTGATTTCATCTTCCGGAGAAATTCGAAATGCCTCTTCATCATGAATGAGACCGGCTATAAAGAATTGTTTGTAATGAGCCGATTCCTCTGAAGTAATTTCTCTGATTTCAACCGGCATGTTAATGGAAGTCATTGGAAGGGGAGATGAGTGTGTAATCATTTTTAAAATGGATGCAAGTGTGATTTAGTGTATTCAATAGAATGGGATCACGCTTGAAACACGCGATTTTTTTGTTATTTGAATGCCTGCGTTTTATTTTTCACCATAAATGACAAGGGCTCCTGATTCAATGACAACATTGCCCGTCGGATAACGCTGGTTGATTGCTTGGAACACATCGTTTTTGATTGTATGTTTCATGGCATCGTCGGCCTTACTGAGCGCGGCGACAACAGGAGCCGCTAATTCCGTCATCACATTCCAATAAACATCGGCAGTTTGGCAATTTAATTTTCCTGTAATTTCTTTTACGGAGATATTTTTCAACCCGGCTTTGGAAAACAAATCGGCCATCAATCCTTCTTTAGCACAACGAAACATCCCGGGTGCTTCCGGAGGAGGAGGAACAATTTCCATATGCCTGTTAATCGTTCCCATTATGGCCGTAATCCAGAAATTTTTTTCAGGAACGCCCCATACGGACGTAGCAATTCTACCACCCGGCTTCAGTACCCGTACCATTTCTTTTGCCGCTAAAAGCATATCAGGAAAGAACATAAAGCCAAAACGGCATGCGATAGAATCAAACGTATTGTCCGGAAAAGGCAGTTCCGTTACATCGCATACGCGGGTTTCGATGTTTTTTATATTTCTACGTTCGGCATTTTCCGCAGCAATATCCAACATTTTTTCCGAAAGATCGGTGATAATCACTTTCCCGCCATTCAATTTAGTCGCTATCGTAAGTCCGGGTTCGCCTGTACCTGATGCAACATCCAAAATGACATCCGTGCCTTTGGGATTGAGCAGGCGAATGATTTCCGTTCCTTTTGGTTCTAAGAAATTCATGAACAAGTCATCCCATTTTTT
This window encodes:
- a CDS encoding GNAT family N-acetyltransferase; the protein is MPVEIREITSEESAHYKQFFIAGLIHDEEAFRISPEDEINAPFPTSDKADSFTLGAYENKILIGVVSFQRDGHNREKLRHKGLIFRMYVAPYARRKGIGNLLMQELLKRIRQIKGIEIVWLTVLSHNDAAKSLYKKYGFRIFSVELNAIKWKRKYFNESSMALELPHFY
- a CDS encoding class I SAM-dependent methyltransferase yields the protein METQLEQIREQQRESWNTFSPGWKKWDDLFMNFLEPKGTEIIRLLNPKGTDVILDVASGTGEPGLTIATKLNGGKVIITDLSEKMLDIAAENAERRNIKNIETRVCDVTELPFPDNTFDSIACRFGFMFFPDMLLAAKEMVRVLKPGGRIATSVWGVPEKNFWITAIMGTINRHMEIVPPPPEAPGMFRCAKEGLMADLFSKAGLKNISVKEITGKLNCQTADVYWNVMTELAAPVVAALSKADDAMKHTIKNDVFQAINQRYPTGNVVIESGALVIYGEK